A genomic stretch from Rhinatrema bivittatum chromosome 9, aRhiBiv1.1, whole genome shotgun sequence includes:
- the NME6 gene encoding nucleoside diphosphate kinase 6, translating to MPPVGSVRILQLTLAVIKPDAVAHPVIFKAVHEKILNNKFLIVRNKELSWRREDSQNFYREHSGRFFYQRLVEFMSSGPMRAYVLAHEDAIQLWRSLMGPTKVFRARSTEPESIRGMYGLTDTRNTTHGSDSPESANREITFFFPEFSVSHWYLQEEPQFRMGTVFYDSEKQIHTVHRD from the exons ATGCCACCGGTGGGTAGTGTCAGGATACTCCAGCTTACTTTGGCTGTGATCAAGCCTGATGCTGTGGCCCATCCAGTCATTTTCAAG GCAGTTCATGAGAAGATTCTGAATAACAAGTTCCTGATTGTGCGAAATAAAGAGCTGAGCTGGAGAAGAGAAGATTCTCAGAATTTCTATAGAGAACACTCAG GTAGATTCTTCTATCAGCGACTGGTTGAATTTATGTCCAG TGGTCCTATGAGGGCATATGTTTTGGCTCATGAGGATGCAATCCAGCTCTGGAGGTCTCTGATGGGCCCAACAAAAGTCTTCAGAGCTCGTAGCACAGAGCCAGAGTCCATACGGGGGATGTACGGACTAACAGACACCAGGAACACAACCCATGGCTCAG ATTCGCCAGAATCAGCCAACAGAGAGATAACTTTCTTCTTCCCAGAATTCAGTGTGAGCCATTGGTACCTGCAGGAGGAACCACAATTCCGCATGGGGACTGTGTTCTACGACTCCGAGAAACAGATTCATACTGTGCACAGAGACTGA